The DNA region GTATTCCCACGTAGCCGCTTAAATGTATGTGTATGCACTTCGGTCCCAAGGTTTCTAAATGCTCTAGCATTTGAAGCAAAGTTAGGATGCAAGGGCCGTTGAAGCGTGCTGTTTTGTGGATCCAGTATCATCACGTGTAGAAAACTAGATTGTTATGAACATTCAGTTATAACTTCTGTCCTCCTATTCAATTTAGATATCATCCTGTTCAATTTTAGATGTTGCCATACCTGTTCCTTCACATTGACCACTCGCCGGAAAATGCTCCTTTCTTTTAAAAAACAAGGATCTTTTCCTCCCTGAGTATGCTGTAGACCAACTATTTAATTAGAACTGCTGTACTGTCTTCTTTGTGTCAACTTCCTGTCTCCACTTTATTTTGGAACTATTGATAAAACTATCAATTTTTCCAATGATCATCACCAGCTTCCTTCACCATAATCAAAGTTCTTGCTTTACCTATTTGTTGGCACTGAACACGTATACTTTTATGGCTAGCTTTCTATAACCTAAGGGATCGTTAGGTACCAGGATGGATAGACAAGGATATCCCACCATTTTAGTACAAAATGTCGCAGGACTAATTAATTTCCATAACCAAACGTGGGATAAAATAATCCCGCATTTTATCCCAAGATTGTTATCCCTTATCccaccaaccaaacgacccctaaaggtATTAGTGGCTCACTTCACAAATGCTTTTGGATGTTCATACCAGTGACACTATCAACCTTTGCTGTCGTAGCTCTATCACAACATTCCTCCTTTTCAGTTTCAGGGAGAAGTAATGTTTCATCTTCCCACAACCAGGAAAAAACCTACTTCTGTCATAACTGCAACTAAGCCCTGCATTCTTTTTGAAGCTTACATGCATAACTTTGACCATTATCCAATCACCCGGAATTTCATAGTAGGTTCTCATTTGTGGTTGTTGATCCTGATAGGGTTGAATAGTTTTGAGCAGATCTTCATTCGAGAGTAAGTAGCTTTGTTTAAGTTCAGCATCTTTTAACCATAATTTCAGGTTGCCGAACTTATCATTAAAAAACCAATAAGTATAAGTTGTAACTGAAGGAGACCGTAGAAAGATGATGATTTGGGAGGAGGCTTATAAATGTTCGTTGATGAGTTTggatgttttctttctttttttggggggtgggtgggtggtgatcAGGAGTTTGAGCACACGTGAGCTTTAGTTACTTGTATTTATGGATGGTGTTCCCTAGGTTCCTTGCTGATAGTTCATCTCTTATCAACAGAATAATGCTGGTAGATTTGCACTTTGTGGTCTTCAAGCATCTAATATTCGAGATGACATGAATGTTTCTGCACTTGACACCTAGATCTTTTTATACATAGGAACCAATGGGGTGATAACAACTAACAAGTGATAACTGATTTAACAccttaagaaagaaataaaaataatttggTATCTGTATGTACTTGTTCTTGTTCTATTATGCCGTTTTTATTTAGATAAGACATCCTTGGTACCATTGTATTTCAGATTTCATTTACCTCACTTTGCAGACAGGCGCAGCACACAGCTGGACGTGTATGGATCTGTATGTATTTGCTACACCTTATAGGATAACCTGGGACTACTACTTTTCGGCCCACGATCACACATTTAAAATTGAGTCATGGGAGGAACCTGCTGAAATGGAATATGTATGCTCTCGTTTTGAGCCTTTTTTTCTGTCTAGCTCCAATGCATGTCCATACATTTACAGTTGACCTTTAAGCAACTTTTATGCAGGTCAAGCAACATGGAATCTCTGTGTTTCTCATGCCATCAGGGATGCTCGGGACCTTGCTTTCGTTGGTGGATGTACTACCCCTGTTTTCTAACACAGCATGGGGCCAGAATTCTAACCTCGCTTTTCTGAAGAAGCGCATGGGAGCAACATTCGAGAAACGCCCACATCCGCGGACAACAATTAACCCAAATGATGTTCATTCTGGTGATTTCTTAGCTCTTTCAAAGATTCGTGGACGGTGGGGTGGGTTTGAAACTCTTGAGAAGTGGGTCACTGGTGCCTTTGCTGGTCATACAGCAGTTTGTTTGAAGGATGAGTTGGGTAATCTTTGGGTTGGTGAATCTGGACATGAAAATGAAAAGGTGAGCAAAAGAGAAAATCTATGTATTTTTTCCACTAAATTACATGGAGAAACAGTAGTGGAAAATCGAAAGAACTTGATTTCCGTGTCTGATAAATAAATTTTCAGTTAATGTATGCTCTCCTTTAATTTTATGCAACTTTTCTTATGGATAGCAGTTCACCTCTGATGAGTTACTTATACCTCATTGTGCTATCCCTCTCTACCCCTGGAGGGAGGGAGGGATGACTCTCTGAGTTTTATTGTTAGCTTTTAAAGCGTGTAAAGGCATTGCATTTTAATAGCATGAATGGTAACATTCTCATATCTTTGTTTTGGTATGTTCAGTCTGCTTAATCTTGGTTAACTGATTCTCGTGGTATATCTTTGCAGGGTGAAGAAATTATTGCGGTTATCCCTTGGGATGAATGGTGGGAATTGACACTTAAGGATGATTCTAATCCACAAGTTGCTTTGTTGCCGTTACATCCTGAAGTGCGTGCGAGATTTAATAATACCGCAGCATGGGAATATGCTCGGAAAATGTCCGGGAAACCATATGGTTACCATAACATGATTTTTAGTTGGATTGACACAGTAGCTGATAATTACCCTCCACCTCTTGATGCTCACTTGGTATGTCTCCCTATCATTCCTTTTAAAAGTATAAACGATGATGAGCAAGTAGCAATGGATGTTTATGCTCTCCTAGGAACTAGGTGAATTCCCACATGTCCGTCAATCTCGACGCTAAGATTCTTAACTCACCAACGACTTATCTAACCTACACATATCCTATATGGCTATCACTCTCTAGGAAATACCTCAACTTAGTATAAAAGAAACATATTCCAGTGTTGAAATTCAGAAGGATCTATGGTTATTACTGTTCCCCTCCCCGAAGAACCATTGATAAAATAAGCTCCTCACAACAGGTGAAAAAGCAAGTCAATTAAAATGAAAATACCAGAAATTGAAGGAATATTAATTGGTCACCACTACCATTCTTCCATTTGAATAGAACTCTTGGACAACTTTAGTGTGGTTTCTCAGCAGAAGACTTTTGTTGCCAGGTGATTTCTGTCATGTCTATGTGGACAAGAGTGCAGCCAGCATATGCTGCTAACATGTGGAATGAAGCTCTGAATAAGAGACTTGGCACTGAGGTAACTGAACATGGTATATTTTCTTGTTAGAATCTTTTCGACGGAAACATGTATAACATCTTAGCTATTAGTTAATGGTAGTGATTAAGCATAGAAGGTGGCTCATTCCGCTGATTCCATTGATAAACACAGCTTATGAGTTCCCTCCTAAATACTGATTTTTTTCCTTTGGTCCTTTTAGTACGAGCAGTtcatacatatattataataGTTTTTTTGAATGACAGTACTGTTTGGTCAGCTTGCATCACCTGAGGTACTCCAGAACTCTTCTGAGAACAGTATAGAGCCGTATTTTATAGATGATCTTCCTTTATACAGACATTTAGCCTTTGAGCAAGCATAAGATTAACATCATAAATTGAAGCATGCTTCAGAAAGCTTCCTTTTTAGTTCAAGTTGACTAGTTGATTGAACTTTCACTTTCAATATCATAGTATAACTGTTACATACAGAGAGTGCATTAAATATATCGCAGATTCTAAATTCTACAGAACCATATTCAAGTTTTTTATCCGTAAAGATCACTTCATATGTACAGTTGATATTTCTCCTACAGGATTTGGACTTGTATGGTATTCTTGCTGAAACTGAAAAGCGTGGGATAACATTTGATCAATTGCTGACCATCCCAGAACAAGATGAATGGGTCTACAGTGATGGGAAATCCACTACATGCGTGGCCTTCATTCTAGCAATGTACAAAGAAGCAGGAGTTTTTGGCCCTATTTCCAACTCTATTCAAGTAACGGAGTTCACTGTGGGTATCAAAGCCTTTGTCTAATCTCGTCTTGTTAGAAAAAACTTCCATTCTGTCACCCAATTAGTGATGGTAAATCGTTCTTACTGCTTGCAGATAAAAGATGCATACACGCttaaaattttcgaagataatcagacacgccttccgagttggtgCAACAGCGGAGACAATAAGGTCTCTTTCTGCCAGATTCTTGGCGAATACCAAATGGAACTGCCCCAGTACAACACATTGGAGCCATATGCCAACATGAATGAGAACTGTCCTTCTTTACCTCCAAATTATGAGAGGCCCATGCGTTGTTGAATTTGGACTAAACTTGAGTATCAGTATATCCCACGGAATCTAGTTGGGTTGCTATTGGTTAAGCATGTATCAGATTATCTACTATGTTTGTTCTTCCGTTTTCACATGAAATATCAATCTTTGTATATAGTTCATGCAAATTGTAGCTTCTCAGATGTTTAAGCCTATGATGGATATGATAGATGGGAAATAATGTAGAATAAGTTATGGACTCAACGCCTCGGAGTCTTGTTCTGATATCTGTTCGTTGTAGATAGATGTATGTGAGTTGGTGAATCTTGACTTGAATGTGGACTAAATGTTAGAGCAATGATTTCCCGGCTGTATTTTAAGTTTTAACCTTTCCAATTAAGCGTTGGACCAGCCTTGATGATGGATTTCTGTGTATTTTGTGTCAGTTGGAACAAACTTAAACTTCAATGAAGGTCAACGAGGTTAGCATATTTTCGTGGGATGCTCTAGGAATGCAAGTGTGTTAGTTTATGCAATCTGTTACATTTCCTAAAACTATAgaagatttaagttatatatacattTTTACACTATTGATGTAGTTTAAGTTAAACTCATCTTAGAATACCTGCACGACAGTCTTGCCTttggttgagcacttgagattCCATAACTCTGTTGGTTCCATAAAAGGTACCAATGGATCCTAAAGGACTGTATCCAACAACAACTCCATTGCTTCTTTTGCTGCCAACATGGACCCACTTCTACCTTTCAAATCAAGAACAGCTCAGGTCTCACAACATAACTTTTCACTCAATTTGTCTAACAGATACTACTTCTCAAGTAAGTTCTGTACTGGATTAACATACTTGATTG from Nicotiana tabacum cultivar K326 chromosome 24, ASM71507v2, whole genome shotgun sequence includes:
- the LOC107813016 gene encoding uncharacterized protein LOC107813016, with translation MHQLQKICTSTLLWILLIGLGFSFGDALKMPFRVKDVLPVLPREVSWPVLNTLHSPVDLLPTYIGSLAPNNGSISWKGACFFQNEARVEFTGRDDRGIGGATIYLSTGAAHSWTCMDLYVFATPYRITWDYYFSAHDHTFKIESWEEPAEMEYVKQHGISVFLMPSGMLGTLLSLVDVLPLFSNTAWGQNSNLAFLKKRMGATFEKRPHPRTTINPNDVHSGDFLALSKIRGRWGGFETLEKWVTGAFAGHTAVCLKDELGNLWVGESGHENEKGEEIIAVIPWDEWWELTLKDDSNPQVALLPLHPEVRARFNNTAAWEYARKMSGKPYGYHNMIFSWIDTVADNYPPPLDAHLVISVMSMWTRVQPAYAANMWNEALNKRLGTEDLDLYGILAETEKRGITFDQLLTIPEQDEWVYSDGKSTTCVAFILAMYKEAGVFGPISNSIQVTEFTIKDAYTLKIFEDNQTRLPSWCNSGDNKVSFCQILGEYQMELPQYNTLEPYANMNENCPSLPPNYERPMRC